A segment of the Actinomyces sp. oral taxon 171 str. F0337 genome:
GACGCCGTCGGCATCATGTCGCACACGTCGTACGAGTGGACGCTTCTGGACTTCGCCGCCTGGGAGGCGGGCCTGGTCGTGGTCCCCGTCTATGAGACCTCCTCTGCCGAGCAGGCCCGGTGGATCCTCACCGACGCCGGTGTGAAGCTCATCGTCGTGGAGAACGAGGCCATGGCCTCCATGGTCGGTGCGCTGACCTCCACCGTGCCCGAGCTGGCGAGCCTGCAGGTGCTGTGCGTCGAGCGCGAGGACGTCCTGGGGCTCATCAAGGCGGGTCGGGGCGTGGACGCCGGCGAGCTCGACCGGCGCACCGCCGCCCTGACCTCGCAGTCCCTGGCAACGATCGTCTACACCTCCGGCACGACGGGCCGTCCCAAGGGCGTCGAGCTCAGCCACGGCAACCTCGTGCACCTGTGCGTCAACGTCTGCCCGCACGTGCCCGAGGTCCTGGGTGGGGCCGAGGTCCGTTTCCTGCTGTTCCTGCCGCTGGCCCACGTACTCGGCCGCTTCGTGGAGATCGCGGTCGTCTGCTCGCGCTCGGGCGTGCTGGGGCACGTCCCCGACGTGCGTAATCTCGTCAACGACCTGGGCTCCTTCCGCCCCACGGCGGTCCTGGCCGTGCCCCGGGTCTTCGAGAAGATCTACAACGCCGCAGACGCCAAGGCGACCGGCGCCAAGCAGAAGGTCTTCCGTCTGGCGGCCAAGACCGCGATCGCGTACTCGCGGGCCCTGGATACCCCACAGGGCCCGTCGCGCCGGCTCAAGGCTCAGCGCGCCGCCTTCGACAAGCTCGTCTTCTCCACCCTGCGCTCGGTCCTGGGCGGGCAGGTCACGCACGTGATCTCCGGGGGCGGGCCTCTGGGCGAGCGTCTGGGACACTTCTACCGCGGCGCTGGGGTCACCGTCCTGGAGGGCTACGGCCTGACCGAGACCATGGGGCCGTGCAGCGTCAATCTGCCGGACGCCACCCGGATCGGGACCGTCGGCACCCCGCTTCCCGGCTGCGCGATTCGTCTGGACGACGACGGGGAGATCCTGGTTCGGGGCATTGGCACCTTCACGGGCTACCACAACAACCCCGAGGCCACGGCGGAGGCCTTCACCGCCGACGGCTGGCTGCGCACCGGGGACATCGGCTCCTTCGAAGGCGCTGAGGGCTTCCTTCGGATCACCGGGCGCAAGAAGGAGCTCATCGTCACCGCCGGTGGCAAGAACGTCGCCCCAGCCCCTCTGGAGGACCGTCTGCGCGGCCACCCGCTGGTCAGTCAGGTTCTCGTTGTCGGTGAGAACCGCCCCTGCATCGGCGCGCTTCTCACTCTGGATGCGGAGATGCTGCCGCTGTGGCTGTCCTCCCATGGCCTGGAGGAGATGACCGTCGTCGACGCCGCCCGGGATCCGCGGGTGCGCGCCGCCCTGGAGCGGGCGGTGGCCAGGACCAATGAGGCGGTCTCGCGGGCGGAGTCGATCCGCACCTTCGAGGTGCTGCCCACGGACTTCACGGTGGCCAACGGCCTGCTGACCCCCTCGCTCAAGGTGCGCCGCGCTGAGGCGGAGGAACGCTTCTCAGCTGAGATCGAGGCTCTCTACACGCGCACGCCACTCGTACCCAGCGCCACCGCCTCGCCGTCGCAGGACGGAGAAGGGTGAACAGCAGGGGCGGAGCACCGCTGGTACTGCGCGGAGCCGCCTCCTGACTCCTGCGACTACGACTGCTTGACGCGCTCGGCCTCGTGGTCGTCGCGGATCTCCTCGTGGTGCTGGATGACCTCGGCGACGATGAAGGTGAAGAACTTCTCGGCGAAGATCGGGTCCAGACCGGACTCCTCAGCCAGGGCCCGCAGACGTGCCACCTGCTGCCGCTCGCGCCCGGGGTCGGCCGGCGGCAGGTCCAGTCGGGCTTTGAGCAGGCCCACCTGCTGGGTGCAGCGGAAGCGTTCGGCCAGGAGATGGACGAGGGCGGCGTCGAGGTTGTCGATGGTGTCTCGGTAGACGGCCAGCTGCGGGGGAATCCCGGCCTGCCCCTCGCTCATGCGGTCCGGCTCCGCTCCCCCACCTTGTGAGTCGAGCGCAGCGTGCCCGATCCGGACTGGTAGCTGGGCCTTCCGGTGCCCCTGACGGAGTCGGCGTCGACGACGACGCGCCCGACCTCAGGCAGGGAGGGGACCTCGAACATGGCCTGCCCCAAGACCTCCTCGACGATGGAGGTCAGCCCCCGGGCACCCGTCTTGCGCTCCAGGGCGAGGGAGGCCACCGCCTCAATGGCCGCATCGGTCAGCTCAAGCTCGACGCCGTCGAGGCTGAAGAGGTACTGGTACTGCGAGACCAGAGCGTTCTTGGGCTCGGTCATGACGCGCACGAGCTCACGCACCCCCAGGTCCTGGACTGTGGCGATGACGGGCAGACGGCCGATGAACTCGGGAATCAGGCCGAACTTGTGAAGGTCCTCGGGGCGCACCGGTGCGGTGAAGACGTCCTGCGAGCCCGTGCCGCTGGTCAGCTGCGCCCCGAAGCCCACCATCTGGGCGCCGGACTCCTTGCGCTGACGCTGGCGCACGATCTCCTCGATGCCGGCGAAGGCACCGGCGGCGATGAAGAGAATATTGGTGGTGTCGATCTCCAGGAACTCCTGGTGCGGGTGCTTGCGCCCGCCGCCGGGAGGCACGGATGCCGTTGTTCCCTCGATGATCTTGAGCAGTGCCTGCTGCACGCCCTCACCCGAGACGTCACGGGTGATCGAGGGGTTCTCCGCCTTGCGACCGATCTTGTCGATCTCGTCGATGTAGATGATGCCCTTCTCTGCGCGCTTGACATCACCGTCAGCGGCCTGGATGAGCTTGAGGAGGATGTTCTCCACGTCCTCGCCGACGTACCCCGCCTCGGTCAGAGCCGTGGCGTCGACGATGGCGAAGGGAACGTCGAGGAGCCGCGCCAGGGTTCGGGCCAGGTGAGTCTTACCGGTTCCGGTGGGCCCCAGCAGGAGGATGTTGGACTTGCCCAGCTCCAGGCCGTCGCCCTCGGCCACGGAACGCTCCTTGACCTGGACGCGCTTGTAGTGGTTGTAGACCGCCACGCTCATGGCGCGCTTAGCGGCCTCCTGGCCGATGACGTACTGGTTGAGGAAGTCGAAGATCTCCTGGGGCTTGGGCAGCTCGAGAGGCACGCCGGCGCCGGAGTCGCCCAGCTCCTCATCGACGATCTCGTTGCACAGCTCGATGCACTCATCACAGATGTAGACACCGGGCCCGGCGATGAGCTTCTTGACCTGCTTCTGGCTCTTGCCGCAGAAGGAGCACTTCAGCAGATCCACACTCTCAGCGTTACGTGCCACGGTTTCCTCCAGGTTCGTCATCGGCCCCCGCGCCCGGGCGGCCCTGCGTCAGCCTACGGGCTGAGGCGGCGGGTGCGCCGAGGACATGGCGGCGTGTCCAGTCCGCAATATGCCACGTTGGGCACGATGCTGCCAGCGTTTGCGAGTTTTATTTCCACCGGTTGCACGTGCGGTGCTCCCTCCAGTCACAGAAGGAGCACCGCACACAGCGTCAACACAGCATCAATTGTTCGGTCAGTACAACGCCAGTCCCTACAACGCCAGTCCTCAGGAGGAGTGCGGAGAGGCCGGGGTCTTGCGGGAGGTGAGCACCTGGTCCACGATGCCGTACTCCTTGGCGGCTGCGGCCGTGAGGATCTTGTCGCGCTCGAGATCGGCGTGGATCTTCTCGCGGTCCTGACCGGTGTGCGCGGCCAGGGTGTCCTCCAGCCAGGAGCGCATGCGGTCCATCTCGTTGGCGACGATCTCGATATCGCTGGCCTGCCCCTGCATCCCCTCCATTGCGGGCTGGTGGATGAGGACGCGCGCATTGGGCAGGGCCAGGCGCTTGCCCTCGCTGCCGGCGGCCAGGAGCACCGCGGCGGCGGAGGCCGCCTGCCCCAGGCAGACGGTCTGCACCTGCGGCTTGATGTACTGCATGGTGTCGTAGATGGCCGTCAGCGCCGTGAAGGACCCGCCGGGGCTGTTGATGTACATGGTGATGAGGCCGTCGGGGTCCTGGGACTCCAGGACCAGGAGCTGGGCCATGATGTCGTCGGCCGAGGCGTCGTCGACCTGGACCCCCATGAAGACGATGCGGTCCTCGAAGAGCTTGGCGTAGGGATCCTGACGCTTGAAGCCGTAGGCGGTGCGCTCCTCGAACTGGGGCAGCACGTAGCGGGCCTGCGGCAAGGTACCGGCCTGGCGGGCGATGGCCTCGAAGTAGGGACGGGTCGAGGACATGTCAGTTGTCTCCGTTCTGCTTGCCGATCTCCCGGCTGGAGCGCACGATGTGGTCGACGAAGCCGTACTCCAGGGCCTCCTGGGCCGAGAACCAGTGGTCGCGGTCGGAATCGGCGATGATCTCCTCCACCGTGTGCCCGGTGTTGGCCGCCGTGATCTCCGCCAGCTCTTGCTTCATCTTGATGATGAGGTCGGCATTGATGCGGATGTCGGTGGCGGAGCCCCCCGCACCGCCGGAGGGCTGGTGCATGAGCACGCGAGCGTGCGGGGTGAGGTACCGCTTGCCCTTGGCACCGGCCGACAGCAGGTGCTGCCCCATGGAGGCGGCCAGCCCCGTGGCCACCGTGGCGACGTCGGGCTGGACGTACTCCATGGTGTCCAAGATGGCCATACCGGCGGTCACCGAGCCGCCGGGGCTGTTGATGTAGAGGTAGATGTCCCGCTCGGGATCCTCGGCGGCCAGCAGCAGCATCTGGGCGCAGATGGCGTTGGCGTTGTCATCACGCACCTCGGAGCCGAGCCAGATGATGCGCTCCTTGAGGAGGCGGTTGTAGATGGAGTCGGTCAACCCCAGACCCGCGCCAGCGGCGTCGGCTGCCTGGGGAGGTGCGACCGCAGCGGGTGTATAGAGCTCGCTCACGTCAGTCCTCTCATGGTCGGTGTCGCAACGCTAACGCGATGCCCCCGGCCACCATGCCCGCCATCGCACCCTTTTCGCCCACGGCGCAGGTGCGCTCACTGAAGGAGGAAAGCCAGGGGCACGCAGCCTCCGCCGGCGCGGAGCGCAACCCTCGACACCCCCGCACAACCATCTACGAGTCACAACAATCAGTTTTGTCACAATAAACAAATACGATAGGGTTTCATCACATATTTCAGAGGTTTGAGCTCACCGCCTCAGCACCTCATGCCAGCGAAGGAACGGCAGGAGCAGAAGGGAACCTTTTGAGTACACACCCCTCCCCCGCATCAAGCAATGCCGCCCCCGGAAAACGCGGGACCCGTCAGGGCCCCGAGGCCTCCCGTATGCAGGGCCACTGGCTGCTGGCCAGGCTCGGTAAGAGAGTCCTACGCCCGGGCGGCATCGGCCTGACCCGGCGCCTGCTGGAGGCCGCCGGACCGACGTCGACCGACCGCGTCATCGAGCTGGGCCCCGGAGTCGGACGGACCGCTGAGATCCTCCTGGCCGCCCGGCCCGCCTCCTACAAGGGCGTGGACCCCAGTCCCGAGGGACGCGAGCAGGTCGCGGACATCCTTGCCGCCCACTCCCGGCAGACCGACACCGAGTACGTCGTGGCCGACGCGGCCAGCACCGGCCTGCCCGACGTCAGTGCGGATCTCGTCGTGGGCGAGGCGATGCTGACGATCCAGTCCGATGACCACAAACGGGAGATCATCGCGGAGGCGGCCCGGATCCTGGCTCCCGGCGGCCGCTACGCGATCCACGAGCTGGCCCTGCGCGCAGACCGCTCCCCCGAAGAGCTCGAGGAGATCCGCAGAAGCATCTCCCGCACGATCAAGGTCGGCGCGCGTCCGCTGACGGCGCCGGCATGGGAGGCGCTACTGCGGGAAGCCGGGCTCGAGGTGACCTGGACCGGCACCGCGTCCATGAGCCTGCTCGAGCCCTCCCGCATCATCGAGGACGAGGGCATCCTGGGCGCCCTGCGCTTCTGGCGCAACATGCGCCGTACCCCAGGAGCCCGGGACCGGGTCAACGCCATGCGGCAGAGCTTCCGCCTTCAGGGCGAGGCCCTCAGCGCGATCGGCATGGTGGCGCGCAAACCCGAGTCCCCCGCTCCGAAGGGGGCGACGGAGCAGGCGGCCAACGCCACAGAAGGGGCCGGGAACACCATAGTCACCGAGGACGCAAGAGACGTCTCTGACCACTCTGACCACGTGGCCCCGGCATCATGACGGACGTCGCGAGAAGCACCTCGGCCCGTGCGGGTGGGGCTGCGCACGCGCAACAGGACCGCGGCGAGCTCCGGCTGGAGCACGTGACGATGATCCGCCGGGGCCTGACCCTGGTGGAGGACCTGTCCGTGACAGTCGCTCCCGGACAGACCCTCGCGGTCACCGGAGCCTCCGGCGCCGGAAAGACGACGCTGCTGCGGGCGATCTCGGGGCTGTCGGACACCGACGCCGGCACCATCCTGCGCCCCGAGGGGGGCCTGTCCCAGGTGTTTCAGGAACCGCGGCTCATGCCCTGGTACTCGGCCCACCGCAACATCTCCCTGGTGGTGGGCGGTCCGACGCCGGACCTGACGGCCGTCCAGTGGCTGGAGCGCATGGGGCTCTCCTCGGCCGGTCACCTCCCGCCGGCCCGTCTCTCGGGCGGCATGCGGCAACGGGTCTCCATCGCCCGGGCACTGTCAACCGACCCGAGCCTGCTTCTGGTGGACGAGCCCTTCTCCGCCCTGGATCGCCCCCTGGCCAAGGCACTGAGGGCCGATCTCATCGCACTGCTCGCAGACCAGGACGTCATCACCGTCTGGGTCACGCACGACCCCGACGAGGCCGAGGAGGTCTCACACCTTCACCTCCACCTTGACGGCCCGCCGGGCACCTGGCGGCTACTCGCCTGAAGTCCACACCACTGACGGCTACCCCACCTCCTGAGCCTCCTACGCCCCACACACCCCACCTACTACCCCTACTCCGCACACTCCAGCGACGAAGGACAACGAGCACCACAATGAGCATCCACACGCACTCGCCCGCAGACACCCTACGCACGCAGGCGGCCCCGATCAGGCGCCGATCCCTCATGACTCTGGCAGGCCTTGGCCTGCTGTCACCGACGATCCTGTCGGCCTGCTCGTCGCGTTCGGGCAAGGCCTCGTCCAGCGGGACGGGCGGGCACATCGACACCCTGCGCGTCCACGTCCCCACGACTCTGGCCTACATGGCGCCGATGACCCTGTTCGGTCAACAGGGCAAGCTGGCCCCGACGATCGGCAAGGCCACAGTGGAGAACTGGTCGAGCATCGATGCCATGCGGACGCTGCTCCTGCAGAAGCAGACGGACCTGGCCGCCACACCCTCATACGCGGCCGCGAACCTGTTCAACAAGGGTGTCCCGTTGCGCCTGGTGGCGATGCAGGTGTGGGGCATGCTCTACGTCGTCGGCCCTAAGGGCTCATCGGCGCAGGGCCTCCAGGCCATGCGCGGCAAAACGGTCGCCGTCCCCATGCCGAACAACATGCCCGACCTCGTCTTCCGCTACCTGCTCGGCCAGAAGGGCTGGGACACGAGTAAGGACCTGGCGATCCAGAACTACGCCGACGGCCAGGAGGCCCTGTCCAACCTGCTGGCGGGCAACGCCGAGTTCGCGGTCCTGCCCGAGCACGCGGCCAGCGCCGGACTGGCCAAGGCCAAGCAGCAGAGCAAGACCCTGGAGCGGACGGCCGACCTCCAGCAGGTGTGGGCAGAGGTGACCGGCGGCGAGGCGAAGTTCCCCATGGCCGGACTGGTCATGCCCCAGGAGATCACGGACTCCAACCCCCAAGCGGTCGGAGCGGTGCTCAATGAGGTGGAGGCCTGCATCGCGGCCACCAACGCGATGTCTGAAGAGACCGTCAACACCATCTCCCAGAAGACCGAGGTCCCCGCACCGGTCGTCACCGAGGTGATCCCCCGCCTCCAACTGAACCTGGTTCCGGCGGCCCAGGCCAAGGACCAACTCGTCGACTTCTACACCCGTCTGTCCACTCTCAACCCAGACATCGTCGGCGGCAAAATGCCGGCCGACGACTTCTACCTGAAAGACCCGCGGTGAGTCCGCACCGGTCGTCAGCCTTCAGACGGTGGCGCGCCCGCCTCCTGTGGTGGGCCGGAATCGGCCTGGCGATCCTCATCTGGTACTGGGCCGCCCTGGACCAGCCCGAGTACGCACTGCCCGGCCCGGGGACGACCTGGCACGCCTTCCTGGGGCTGATCGACGACGGCGGCCTGGGCTGGACGCTGTGGCTCACCCTCTCCAGAGCGGTCATCGGACTGGGGCTGTCCTGCCTCATTGGCATCCCGACAGGCTGGGTCCTGGGAACCTGGACCTGGCTGCGCGAGCTGCTGGACTCCTGGGTACAGGTCCTCATGGCGGTACCGCCGATCGTGCTGGTCGTGGTCGGGATGATCTGGCTCGGACCGACGGCGGGAGTCGTCATCCTGGTGGTCACCCTGGTCACGCTGCCCCTGCTGGTGGCCTCCATGCGCGACGCGGTCCTCAATGTCGATGGCGACCTGCTGGAGATGGCGACCGTCTTCTCCAAGTCCCGCCCGTGGACGATCCGTCGGCTCATCCTGCCCGCGGTCGCACCACCGGTACTGTCTGCCCTGACGGTTGCCGTCGGGCAGTCCGTGAGGGTCACGGTCATGGCAGAGCTTCTGAGCACCCCGACGGGACTTGGCGCAGAGGTCCAGCAGGCGCGCACCAATCTGGAGACGGCCGATGTCTTCGCCCTGTCCGCCATGATGGCGGCGCTGACGCTGATGCTCGAGCTGTGCCTTCTGCGGCCGCTGCGCCGGCGCCTCATGGCATGGTCATCTCAGCCCTCGTAGCATCAGCACCCTCTACAGCTCTTACTACCGAACATCATCACCAACACCGAAGGAGCACACATGCCCACCTCATCCAGCACTCCATCGAGCGAGTCTCTGTTCCGGCTCGGCCTCAACGAGGCGCTCCCCATCTCCGAGGAGGCCACAACCTCACGGGTCGTCGTCAACAACGACATCCTGCGCACCGTCGTCTTCACCTTCGACGCCGGTCAGGTCCTCACCGAGCACTCCTCCCCCCGGGCGGTGGTCGTCACCCTCCTGGAGGGCGAGATGGACTTCTCCATCGGTGAGCGCACCGAGAGGATGGGCGCCGGCGACGTCATCTACCTGGCGCCGGGTGACCGTCACGCTCTGACGGCCGTGACGCCGTGCCGTATGCAGCTGGTCATGGTCGACGTCGACAAGGTCGGCGCAACGGCCGACAAGTAGCGCGGGGAGCTGGCAGCCGCTACCGATCAGCAGCCGGCCCGCAAACGGCCACCACCATGTGGGGTGGGGTGCGAAGCACTGAGGTCTTCGCCCCCACCCCACATCCTTGTGAGATCCACTAAATCGGACACCTCATCCAGTCGCGTTGCAGCACCCCAGCAACCGGATTTCACCTGGAGCATGGGGCGCAGTGTTGCGGCTCACTCGAATCCTTGATCCCGAAGCAGCGGTAATCCAACTCACGCATCCTTGTAGGAAAACTAAACCTTCCATAGGTTAGATTGTAGGCGCCCGAGATCTTGA
Coding sequences within it:
- a CDS encoding AMP-dependent synthetase/ligase, with protein sequence MTDASAPPADSGPSASPREHTTELLVPVHKGMTTPWALAERVRRSPDGGLIARKSPLGRRWREMSASAFRAQVREVAAGLVARGLQPGDAVGIMSHTSYEWTLLDFAAWEAGLVVVPVYETSSAEQARWILTDAGVKLIVVENEAMASMVGALTSTVPELASLQVLCVEREDVLGLIKAGRGVDAGELDRRTAALTSQSLATIVYTSGTTGRPKGVELSHGNLVHLCVNVCPHVPEVLGGAEVRFLLFLPLAHVLGRFVEIAVVCSRSGVLGHVPDVRNLVNDLGSFRPTAVLAVPRVFEKIYNAADAKATGAKQKVFRLAAKTAIAYSRALDTPQGPSRRLKAQRAAFDKLVFSTLRSVLGGQVTHVISGGGPLGERLGHFYRGAGVTVLEGYGLTETMGPCSVNLPDATRIGTVGTPLPGCAIRLDDDGEILVRGIGTFTGYHNNPEATAEAFTADGWLRTGDIGSFEGAEGFLRITGRKKELIVTAGGKNVAPAPLEDRLRGHPLVSQVLVVGENRPCIGALLTLDAEMLPLWLSSHGLEEMTVVDAARDPRVRAALERAVARTNEAVSRAESIRTFEVLPTDFTVANGLLTPSLKVRRAEAEERFSAEIEALYTRTPLVPSATASPSQDGEG
- a CDS encoding chorismate mutase yields the protein MSEGQAGIPPQLAVYRDTIDNLDAALVHLLAERFRCTQQVGLLKARLDLPPADPGRERQQVARLRALAEESGLDPIFAEKFFTFIVAEVIQHHEEIRDDHEAERVKQS
- the clpX gene encoding ATP-dependent Clp protease ATP-binding subunit ClpX; its protein translation is MARNAESVDLLKCSFCGKSQKQVKKLIAGPGVYICDECIELCNEIVDEELGDSGAGVPLELPKPQEIFDFLNQYVIGQEAAKRAMSVAVYNHYKRVQVKERSVAEGDGLELGKSNILLLGPTGTGKTHLARTLARLLDVPFAIVDATALTEAGYVGEDVENILLKLIQAADGDVKRAEKGIIYIDEIDKIGRKAENPSITRDVSGEGVQQALLKIIEGTTASVPPGGGRKHPHQEFLEIDTTNILFIAAGAFAGIEEIVRQRQRKESGAQMVGFGAQLTSGTGSQDVFTAPVRPEDLHKFGLIPEFIGRLPVIATVQDLGVRELVRVMTEPKNALVSQYQYLFSLDGVELELTDAAIEAVASLALERKTGARGLTSIVEEVLGQAMFEVPSLPEVGRVVVDADSVRGTGRPSYQSGSGTLRSTHKVGERSRTA
- a CDS encoding ATP-dependent Clp protease proteolytic subunit yields the protein MSSTRPYFEAIARQAGTLPQARYVLPQFEERTAYGFKRQDPYAKLFEDRIVFMGVQVDDASADDIMAQLLVLESQDPDGLITMYINSPGGSFTALTAIYDTMQYIKPQVQTVCLGQAASAAAVLLAAGSEGKRLALPNARVLIHQPAMEGMQGQASDIEIVANEMDRMRSWLEDTLAAHTGQDREKIHADLERDKILTAAAAKEYGIVDQVLTSRKTPASPHSS
- a CDS encoding ATP-dependent Clp protease proteolytic subunit; this encodes MSELYTPAAVAPPQAADAAGAGLGLTDSIYNRLLKERIIWLGSEVRDDNANAICAQMLLLAAEDPERDIYLYINSPGGSVTAGMAILDTMEYVQPDVATVATGLAASMGQHLLSAGAKGKRYLTPHARVLMHQPSGGAGGSATDIRINADLIIKMKQELAEITAANTGHTVEEIIADSDRDHWFSAQEALEYGFVDHIVRSSREIGKQNGDN
- a CDS encoding class I SAM-dependent methyltransferase gives rise to the protein MQGHWLLARLGKRVLRPGGIGLTRRLLEAAGPTSTDRVIELGPGVGRTAEILLAARPASYKGVDPSPEGREQVADILAAHSRQTDTEYVVADAASTGLPDVSADLVVGEAMLTIQSDDHKREIIAEAARILAPGGRYAIHELALRADRSPEELEEIRRSISRTIKVGARPLTAPAWEALLREAGLEVTWTGTASMSLLEPSRIIEDEGILGALRFWRNMRRTPGARDRVNAMRQSFRLQGEALSAIGMVARKPESPAPKGATEQAANATEGAGNTIVTEDARDVSDHSDHVAPAS
- a CDS encoding ATP-binding cassette domain-containing protein, translated to MTDVARSTSARAGGAAHAQQDRGELRLEHVTMIRRGLTLVEDLSVTVAPGQTLAVTGASGAGKTTLLRAISGLSDTDAGTILRPEGGLSQVFQEPRLMPWYSAHRNISLVVGGPTPDLTAVQWLERMGLSSAGHLPPARLSGGMRQRVSIARALSTDPSLLLVDEPFSALDRPLAKALRADLIALLADQDVITVWVTHDPDEAEEVSHLHLHLDGPPGTWRLLA
- a CDS encoding ABC transporter substrate-binding protein encodes the protein MSIHTHSPADTLRTQAAPIRRRSLMTLAGLGLLSPTILSACSSRSGKASSSGTGGHIDTLRVHVPTTLAYMAPMTLFGQQGKLAPTIGKATVENWSSIDAMRTLLLQKQTDLAATPSYAAANLFNKGVPLRLVAMQVWGMLYVVGPKGSSAQGLQAMRGKTVAVPMPNNMPDLVFRYLLGQKGWDTSKDLAIQNYADGQEALSNLLAGNAEFAVLPEHAASAGLAKAKQQSKTLERTADLQQVWAEVTGGEAKFPMAGLVMPQEITDSNPQAVGAVLNEVEACIAATNAMSEETVNTISQKTEVPAPVVTEVIPRLQLNLVPAAQAKDQLVDFYTRLSTLNPDIVGGKMPADDFYLKDPR
- a CDS encoding ABC transporter permease; this translates as MSPHRSSAFRRWRARLLWWAGIGLAILIWYWAALDQPEYALPGPGTTWHAFLGLIDDGGLGWTLWLTLSRAVIGLGLSCLIGIPTGWVLGTWTWLRELLDSWVQVLMAVPPIVLVVVGMIWLGPTAGVVILVVTLVTLPLLVASMRDAVLNVDGDLLEMATVFSKSRPWTIRRLILPAVAPPVLSALTVAVGQSVRVTVMAELLSTPTGLGAEVQQARTNLETADVFALSAMMAALTLMLELCLLRPLRRRLMAWSSQPS
- a CDS encoding cupin domain-containing protein, whose translation is MPTSSSTPSSESLFRLGLNEALPISEEATTSRVVVNNDILRTVVFTFDAGQVLTEHSSPRAVVVTLLEGEMDFSIGERTERMGAGDVIYLAPGDRHALTAVTPCRMQLVMVDVDKVGATADK